GATGATCAGCAATCACTATCCGATGACGTACGGCAGTGCGTTCGGTTGGGAGGCGCTGGCGATCCTGAGTCTGGCGTCGATTCTGGTGCGGCAATTTTTCTTGCTGACGCACAAGCAGCGCTACGTTCCATGGCTTCTCATCGGAGCCGGACTGCTGGTCATCGTCGTTGCGCTTGCGCTGGCGCCTCGGCCCGCCGCGGTCTCGAAGACCGTCACATTCGCCGACGTCCAACCGATCTTCAAATTGCGATGCGCCGTCTGTCACGCGGAACATCCGATGCAGGCGGGCTTCACCTCAGCGCCGGAGGGTGTCTTACTCGACACGCCCGAGCACATAAAGGACAACGCTGCGCGCATCGAAGCCCAGGCCGTTCTCACGCAGAACATGCCTCTCGGAAATCTCACGAACATGACGAAGGACGAGCGCACGCAGATCGGAGCCTGGATCTCGGAAGGCGCGAAGATCGAAGGCGCAAAGCAACCGTAATGCTTTCGACTCACGTGCTCGATACGTCGCTCGGGGAACCCGCGGCCGGCGTGGACGTCACCCTGTACCACGTCGGCAGTGAACGCAAAGAGCTTGCGCGCGCAACGACCGATGCTGATGGGCGTATCCCCTCACCGTTCGGCGGAAAGCTCGCATCCGGATGGTACGAGCTGGTCTTTGCCGTCGGAAAGTATTTTGCCGGCGCCGGAACAGCGGCGTTTTACGACGAGATTCCGGTGCGGTTTCGCATTGACGTCGGCGAGGAGCGGTATCATGTGCCGCTACTTATCTCGCCGTGGGGCTACTCCACGTACAGGGGGAGCTAGGAACTCTTCGCAGTTTTGTACGCGGCCCAGCTGCCGAAGTGCGAGATATCCGGGTATCCGCGTTCCTCGATGAGCTTGCGCGGATAAATCATCGCCGACGCGGTTGAACCATCATCAAGGATGATCGTCCCTTCGTACAGATCGGGCGGCTCGTTCGCCAGCAAATGCTCGTGCTGTTCGGGCGTGAATTCATACAGCTCGCCGGCAATTGAGACGCCGCCGATGCCGACTTCGTAGATCCCCGGGTGCTGGTCTCGAACCGAGTGCAAACGATAGCGCGGGGCGGTATGCGCTTCCCGGACGAAGCGCGCGTCGCCCAGATTCTTGTGGTCAGGCTGGCCGCGAAGCGCCGAACCGCAAATGAAGAAGTTCATCCGCCGAGGGATTACGCCCTTAGGTCGCGGTCAACCTCGACCAGCGCCGCCGCCAGCGCCTCGACCCCGAGCTCAAGGTCCGCGTCCGAGGTTTTCTCAATGCCGACATGACTGACGCCACCGATGCTCGGCACGAAGATCATCGCCACAGGCGCAATCGTGGCGATGCACATCGTATCGTGGCCCGCGCCGCTGGGAACGTCCATGCTGTGCTCGCCGGTCGAGTTTGCCGCGCGCCGGATCGCTTCTCGCATGCGTGGCGTCATCGGGGTCGCTTTGCGTCCTTCGAGTCCTTCGAGCTCGGCGCGAACCCCACGCGTTGACATGGCTCGCGCGATCGCATCGCGTAACGTTTGTTCGATCGCATCGACGTGCGCATCGTGCGGAGACCGCATGTCGACGCTAAACGTCACGCGCGCCGGAATCACGTTCGTCGAGCCCGGCTCGACCGTCATCCGGCCAACGGTGACGACGGCTTCGCCAAGTTCGCGCGCAGTCGACTCGATCGCGAGAATGATTTCGGCAGCGCCGCCGAGTGAATCGGAACGAATCCCCATCGGCACGGTTCCGGCGTGTCCGCTCTCGCCTTCGAGCGTCACACGAAAACGTCTCTGCGACGCGATCGCCGTCACGATGCCCAGACGCGCGCCCGCGCGTTCGAGGAGCGGCCCCTGCTCGACGTGCAGCTCGACGTAGCCGGCGACATCATTACTCGCGCGCTGCGGTACGTCGCGCAACAACCCCCCGGCATCCTGCGCAAGCGCAGCACCAAGTGTGGTTCCGGTTTCATCGGCAAGAGCGAGCGCATCGTTCGCGGATGTCAAGCCCGCGAAGACCGCGCTTCCCAAACATCCGAGCGGAAAGCGGCTTCCCTCCTCGCCAACCCACGCGGTCGCTTCGAGCGGATGGTCGGTCGTGATATTGCGTGCATCCAGAAGCTCGAGCGCGCACATCGCGCCGACGACACCGTACGCGCCGTCGTACGCGCCACCCGTCTTCACCGTGTCGAGATGCGAACCGGCCAGAATCGGCGCGGCATCTTTGCGCTGTCCTTCACGGCGTGCAAACAGATTTCCGACGCGGTCTTGCGACAGCGAGTATTTATTTGCGCGTGCCCAGCTTGCGAAGTGCTCGCGTGCCGCTCGCTCTTGCGGCGTTGCCAAGCCGCGATCGATCCCGCCTTCGTAGCGTCCGAGAATGGAAAGCTGCGCGAGACGTTCGACAACCTTACTGATGGCGCTCCTCCGGCGGATGGTTTGCGATCCAATGGCGCGCGATGTCGACGCGCTTGCACACCCACACGTCTTCGTGTTTTGCGACGTGATCGAGGAACCGTTCGAGCGCGGCCGTGCGCCCCGGCCTTCCGGCCAAGCGACAGTGCAATCCGATCGACATCATCTTGGGCGAGGTCCTACCCTCGCGATACAGCACGTCGAAAGCGTCGCGCATGTACTCGAAATAGCCGCTCGGCGACGAGAATCCGGGCGCCACGGAAAACTTCATATCGTTGACGTCAAGCGTATACGGAATAACGAGATGATCTTTTCCCGAGACCTTCACCCAGTATGGCAGATCGTCGTTGTAGGCGTCCGAATCATAGAGAAAGCCGCCTTCTTCGACGACGAGGCGCCGCGTGTTCAAGCTCGGTGCGTAGCGACAATACCATCCGTAGGGTCGCTCGCCGATCAGTTTCTCGATCGACGCGACGGCGCGGCGCATCTGGTCGCGTTCTTCGGACTCGCTCATGTCCGTAAAGCCGATCCAGCGCCAACCATGCGAGCAGACTTCGTGTCCTGCGGTTCGGATCGCGGCCGCCGCTTGCGGATTGCGTTCGAGCGCCAGCGCGGCTCCGAACACGGTGACGTTGAGCTTGCGCTCCTCGAAGATGCGCATCAAGCGCCAGAAGCCGGCACGGCTTCCGTATTCGTAGACGGACTCGACGATCAAATCGCGTTTTCCCGGGCCGAGCGTCGCGCCCGGCACTTCCGAGAGATAGGTTTCGGAAGCGGCGTCACCGTCACCGATTGCGTATTCCGAGCCTTCCTCGTAGTTCATCACGATCTGTACCGCGAGCCGTGCACCGTTCGGCCAACGCGGATCGGGCGGCTGCGCGCCATATCCGAAGAAATCCCGCATCGACGGGGTCGTTTCGGCGCCGCGCCGTAGTGTCCGCCATGGCTTGGAAACTCGGCGAAGTCGGTCATTTCGGGATACGCGTTCGCGATCCGAAGAAAAGCGCGCATTGGTGGGTGCAGAACGTTGGGATGCGCGTAGCGTTTGAGTTCGATGACGGCGTAGCCATCCAGAGCGATGCGGTCACGATCGTGTTGCACGAAGGCGTTCCGCATCCGGGAACCCTCGGTCACATGTCGTTCCACCTCAACTCGATGGACGAGCTGCGGGAAGCGCTCGAAGACCTGCGCGGAAAAGGCGTGAAGCTCGAGGATCCGGGTGACGAGATCGGCCCCGAAGCTCCGGGCTCGCCGCATATGGGTTTGTGGTTCCACGACCCTGACGGTTACCGGTGGGAACTGTCCGTGCAAAACGGCGCGAAGGAAAGACGCTGAGCCTTCACGCGATTGTTTCAATCGGAACGAACTCGACGCGTCTTTTGATCGTCCGAGAAAGTGTCGATGGAAGACTCGAACCGATCGTTCATCGTTCGATTGGTACGCGACTGGGCGCAAACCTCAAGGAGGCCGGACCACTCGATCCCGAGGCGAGGGAGCGGACGCTCAGCGTGATCAACGATTATGCACGCGAGATGCAGAGCTACGGCGCGGACGCGAGCGCTATCGCGACGAGTGCGATGCGCCGCGCCTCGGACGGGGAGGGGTTTGCGCGTGAAGTCGAGCGTCGTGTCGGGGCGCGGCTCGAAATTCTTTCAGGTCCGCGCGAAGCAGAGCTGTCGTTCGTCGGTGCAACGGCGAGTCGAACGCATCACGATCTTGTCGGAGTAATCGACATCGGCGGCGGAAGCACCGAGTATGCGTCGGGCAAAGCACAGGTCGAAGCGCGCGTGTCGTGCGAGATCGGCGCGGTGCGCCTATCCGAAGCGATTCCTGCGTTGCTCGGCGCGCAAGTGCCGGGTGACATTCCGGCGCTGGAAGAAGAAGCGCGCAGTTTCGCGCGCGCGCGCCTTGCGCCGCTGACCGACTTCTTGCGCCCGAGCAGGGTCTTCGCCGTCGGCGGAACGATGTTCAACGCTGCGGCGATCGTGACTGACCGAGATCGCGAGGACATCGACGGCATGGTCCTCACGCGCACAGCGCTAACCGAGCTCGCGCACAAGTTTCTTGCCATGGACGCTCCGGTGCGCCGCGTGCAGGCGCGGATCAGTCCGCAGCGCGCCGATATCTTTCCAGCGGGACTCCTGATCGCCGATGAAGCGCTCGGCATCCTCAGCCTCGCCGAATGCACCGTCTCGCAACGCGATCTTTTGTATGGCTATCTGATCGTGAAGTTTGGCTGATCTGTCATCCTGAGCGTAGCGCCCGAAGGGCGCGAAGTCG
Above is a genomic segment from Candidatus Baltobacteraceae bacterium containing:
- a CDS encoding Zn-dependent hydrolase; the protein is MTSQNTKTCGCASASTSRAIGSQTIRRRSAISKVVERLAQLSILGRYEGGIDRGLATPQERAAREHFASWARANKYSLSQDRVGNLFARREGQRKDAAPILAGSHLDTVKTGGAYDGAYGVVGAMCALELLDARNITTDHPLEATAWVGEEGSRFPLGCLGSAVFAGLTSANDALALADETGTTLGAALAQDAGGLLRDVPQRASNDVAGYVELHVEQGPLLERAGARLGIVTAIASQRRFRVTLEGESGHAGTVPMGIRSDSLGGAAEIILAIESTARELGEAVVTVGRMTVEPGSTNVIPARVTFSVDMRSPHDAHVDAIEQTLRDAIARAMSTRGVRAELEGLEGRKATPMTPRMREAIRRAANSTGEHSMDVPSGAGHDTMCIATIAPVAMIFVPSIGGVSHVGIEKTSDADLELGVEALAAALVEVDRDLRA
- a CDS encoding gamma-glutamylcyclotransferase, coding for MNFFICGSALRGQPDHKNLGDARFVREAHTAPRYRLHSVRDQHPGIYEVGIGGVSIAGELYEFTPEQHEHLLANEPPDLYEGTIILDDGSTASAMIYPRKLIEERGYPDISHFGSWAAYKTAKSS
- the puuE gene encoding allantoinase PuuE, giving the protein MRDFFGYGAQPPDPRWPNGARLAVQIVMNYEEGSEYAIGDGDAASETYLSEVPGATLGPGKRDLIVESVYEYGSRAGFWRLMRIFEERKLNVTVFGAALALERNPQAAAAIRTAGHEVCSHGWRWIGFTDMSESEERDQMRRAVASIEKLIGERPYGWYCRYAPSLNTRRLVVEEGGFLYDSDAYNDDLPYWVKVSGKDHLVIPYTLDVNDMKFSVAPGFSSPSGYFEYMRDAFDVLYREGRTSPKMMSIGLHCRLAGRPGRTAALERFLDHVAKHEDVWVCKRVDIARHWIANHPPEERHQ
- the uraH gene encoding hydroxyisourate hydrolase, with protein sequence MLSTHVLDTSLGEPAAGVDVTLYHVGSERKELARATTDADGRIPSPFGGKLASGWYELVFAVGKYFAGAGTAAFYDEIPVRFRIDVGEERYHVPLLISPWGYSTYRGS
- a CDS encoding VOC family protein, giving the protein MAWKLGEVGHFGIRVRDPKKSAHWWVQNVGMRVAFEFDDGVAIQSDAVTIVLHEGVPHPGTLGHMSFHLNSMDELREALEDLRGKGVKLEDPGDEIGPEAPGSPHMGLWFHDPDGYRWELSVQNGAKERR